A single window of Cryptococcus depauperatus CBS 7841 chromosome 2, complete sequence DNA harbors:
- a CDS encoding ribonuclease HII codes for MPAAADPVNLERIPPLRESYVFHSPLPDDFGRTEAEQEEGWMMGIDEAGRGPVLGPMVYAAAYCPLSFKETLEGIGFDDSKALTANTRQVLWESFSANSPLCYSSSTLSPQDISANMLRKVPVNLNRQAEDATIGLIEAALNRGVNVKECYVDALGPAPQWQARLSALFPTIAFTVCPKADSLFKIVGAASIIAKVTRDRYVHGWINPEDIKDGVPTSKGEMCGEVNRGSGYPSDPKTQAYLKGCIDPIFGYKGIVRFSWNTIKVLLDKQAIECRWIDEADQKSAINYYSIDADNGKPKIWRDLGITTVGEL; via the exons ATGCCAGCTGCAGCCGACCCTGTCAATCTTGAACGAATTCCCCCGTTGCGAGAATCTTATGTTTTCCACTCACCGTTACCTGATGATTTTGGCAGAACAGAGGcagaacaagaagagggTTGGATGATGGGTATCGACGAGGCCGGTCGAGGGC CTGTTCTTG GGCCCATGGTGTATGCTGCTGCATACTGCCCATTATCATTCAAAGAGACCCTAGAAGGCATAGGATTTGATG ATTCCAAAGCTCTCACTGCTAATACTCGCCAAGTCCTTTGGGAATCATTCAGTGCAAACTCACCACTTTGTTACTCATCTTCCACATTATCTCCTCAAGATATCTCGGCAAATATGCTGAGAAAAGTCCCTGTAAACTTAAACAGACAGGCAGAG GATGCTACAATAGGGCTGATTGAAGCTGCATTAAATCGTGGTGTGAACGTCAAAGAG TGTTATGTCGACGCTTTAGGCCCGGCACCACAATGGCAAGCTCGACTTTCTGCACTATTTCCCACTATTGCCTTTACAGTATGCCCTAAAGCGGACAGTTTGTTCAAAATTGTTGGTGCAGCTTCAATCATAGCCAAAGTCACCAGAGATCGTTACGTCCATGGCTGGATTAATCCAGAAGATATCAAAGATGG GGTTCCTACATCCAAAGGCGAGATGTGCGGCGAAGTTAATCGAGGGAGCGGCTACCCTTCAGATCCAAAAACACAAGCATACCTCAAGGGTTGCATAGATCCAATCTTCGGATACAAAGGTATTGTTAGGTTTTCATGGAACACTATCAAGGTTTTGCTAGACAAACAAGCTATCGAGTGCAGATG GATTGATGAGGCTGATCAGAAATCTGCTATTAATTACTATTCAATAGATGCTGACAACGGCAAGCCAAAAATCTGGAGGGATTTGGGCATCACAACCGTCGGCGAACTTTAA
- a CDS encoding E3 ubiquitin-protein ligase BRE1, with product MNADLKRVRDNTLDDSPSPSTKRRLNSNASSPMPPSSDDDGMAEWMKVVETKRKEAIYRQMLEYKRISEREAKRANDIEAQRRVLEASFHAVELCWTQVVAAVRDLAGAETVQLKEDEVLEPQLDPSIPRPELEKALDGRLPSTRQLLTRFADLVSRSAIRPASEANLQARCLKLEAEASSLRSNSKLLETQISTLIESRDDTQKDLHKVQKALDRERMERDKAQEEWKEEMTRVGRGTPSLPANGSGQATPNGNLVLDEKLINGAGPSASGILQDTSELEQLAASRLRQIEQLRSEQAHLLHEIDRLKLLANHPSETALRNSTFFQVYLHQLSMQVNRADSLQARFSTTEAKLDQLRDANGDFREAVLAEARAETESLRAQIAKKDLDLARLRGQRDDMNAEIMERRAKDAEQSTHIEQAENLAQSRRERITFLTSEVRRLKGKLAVEHGSEGYLSFLRESGIDGDYVRHLEEKATETRDQINSLTLRLERFSSNPNSVDTDGQTEVELAAARRALAQYERILGPDVEVTTDVANLAKQLEKKEAERALLAMKLEESESSTNALYSEVEGLSKLWEALDQTVKSKVLDLKDGEQKIQRLATEKAKADNKYFAAMRAKEAVDIEAKTAQRSVEKQLRLLERAQEVEATLRTQIAANEKGMTALKNSALNLQGQLAAVTSERAQLELRLQQSQTALADAQQVMQQRVAEATSEKENCARWQDEVEGQAKLIKRLKERQEAVATASQSGVSDKEWTITQERDKLLKLLKCSCCEQNFKQQVIVKCMHTFCKQCLEQRIASRQRKCPACGLAFAKEDIQTLYWQ from the exons ATGAACGCAGACCTCAAAAGGGTTCGCGACAACACTCTTGATGATAGCCCTTCGCCATCTACAAAACGCAGATTAAACAGCAATGCTTCATCTCCCATGCCTCCGTCCTCTGATGACGATGGCATGGCAGAATGGATGAAGGTAGTTGAG ACTAAGCGGAAGGAAGCGATTTACCGACAGATGTTGGAATACAAGCGCATATCTGAGCGTGAAGCCAAGCGAGCAAATGATATTGAAGCACAACGACGTGTACTTGAAGCTAGTTTTCATGCCGTCGAGCTATGTTGGACCCAG GTTGTGGCGGCTGTAAGAGATTTAGCTGGTGCTGAAACTGTACAACtaaaagaggatgaggtACTGGAGC CCCAACTAGATCCATCAATACCTAGGCCAGAACTAGAAAAAGCTCTTGATGGTAGATTACCTTCTACCCGTCAGCTCCTCACTCGTTTTGCCGATCTAGTTTCTCGTAGCGCCATCCGTCCAGCTTCAGAGGCAAACTTACAGGCTCGCTGTCTGAAATTAGAAGCAGaggcttcttctcttcgttCCAATTCAAAACTGTTGGAGACTCAAATCTCAACCCTCATTGAATCTCGGGATGATACTCAGAAGGATCTGCATAAGGTGCAAAAAGCATTGGATCGTGAAAGAATGGAACGGGATAAGgctcaagaagagtggaaagaagaaatgacCAGAGTTGGTAGAGGAACTCCTAGTCTGCCAGCGAATGGTTCTGGTCAAGCGACCCCGAATGGAAATTTAGTATTAGATGAAAAACTCATCAATGGTGCTGGACCATCAGCAAGTGGAATTTTGCAAGATACCTCAGAGCTTGAGCAGCTAGCAGCCTCACGGTTGAGACAGATAGAGCAATTAAGATCAGAGCAGGCTCACTTGCTGCATGAAATTGATCGATTGAAATTACTG GCTAACCATCCCTCTGAAACTGCCCTTCGAAATTCAACCTTTTTCCAGGTTTATCTCCATCAGCTGTCAATGCAGGTCAATCGGGCTGACAGTCTCCAAGCTCGTTTTTCAACTACTGAAGCCAAGCTTGATCAATTACGAGACGCTAATGGGGATTTTCGTGAGGCAGTGCTTGCCGAGGCTCGTGCTGAGACTGAATCCCTTCGAGCTCAAATCGCAAAAAAAGATTTGGATCTTGCTCGATTACGTGGTCAGCGAGACGATATGAATGCAGAAATAATGGAAAGACGCGCGAAAGATGCCGAACAAAGTACTCATATTGAGCAAGCCGAAAATCTTGCTCAATCCAGACGTGAAAGAATTACCTTTCTCACTTCTGAAGTCCGACGACTTAAGGGCAAGCTTGCCGTTGAGCACGGCTCTGAGGGTTATCTGTCCTTTCTAAGGGAGTCTGGTATTGACGGGGATTATGTTCGAcatttggaagagaaagcgacagaaacaagagatCAGATCAACAGTCTCACCTTGCGACTTGAACGGTTCTCATCAAATCCCAACAGTGTTGATACCGACGGCCAAACCGAAGTTGAATTGGCAGCTGCCAGGCGTGCTTTGGCTCAATATGAACGCATCCTGGGCCCTGACGTTGAAGTGACTACAGATGTTGCAAACCTCGCAAAGCAAttagagaagaaggaagcagAAAGAGCTCTGTTGGCAATGAAACTTGAAGAGTCAGAATCTTCCACAAATGCTTTGTACAGTGAGGTAGAAGGGTTATCTAAATTGTGGGAAGCGTTAGATCAAACAGTCAAGAGCAAAGTTTTAGATTTGAAGGATGGAGAACAAAAAATTCAGCGTCTAGCTACAGAG aaagcaaaagccGATAATAAATACTTTGCTGCAATGCGCGCAAAGGAAGCAGTAGATATCGAAGCTAAAACGGCACAAAGGAGTGTAGAGAAGCAATTGCGATTATTGGAACGAGCTCAAGAAGTCGAAGCAACTCTGCGCACTCAGATT GCTGCTAATGAAAAAGGCATGACGGCTCTCAAAAACAGTGCGCTGAACTTACAGGGCCAGCTCGCTGCTGTGACTTCCGAACGTGCACAGCTTGAGCTGCGCTTGCAACAGTCTCAGACTGCCCTGGCAGATGCCCAACAAGTTATGCAGCAGCGAGTTGCTGAAGCAACatcagagaaggaaaattGTGCCAGATGGCAAGATGAGGTGGAAGGACAAGCAAAACTAATAAAAAGGCTGAAAGAGAGACAAGAAGCAGTGGCAACTGCTAGCCAGTCTGGCGTATCTGATAAGGAATGGACTATCAcgcaagaaagagataaaCTGCTG AAATTGCTAAAGTGTTCTTGTTGTGAGCAAAATTTCAAGCAGCAAGTTATTGTCAAATGTATGCATA CATTCTGCAAGCAGTGTCTCGAGCAACGTATAGCCTCTCGACAACGCAAATGTCCTGCATGTGGGTTAGCGTTTGCCAAGGAAGATATTCAGACACTCTACTGGCAATAG
- a CDS encoding vesicle transporter SFT2B has protein sequence MSRKWFNLETQTDDAIFGGQQSAFSGLGLTRTQRIGGFAACFVGGLAISLLGAILLFLGATGAFASLFALGGVISLVGTGFLVGFKTQLEKMFKPVRVVATIILLASIVMTFFNILPTSGILSHTYHMLELWSKAGLRLYGHGQKGYDLEM, from the exons ATGTCTCGCAAGTGGTTCA ACCTTGAAACTCAGACGGATGATGCTATCTTTGGTGGA CAACAATCAGCATTTTCTGGTCTCGGGCTTACCCGCACACAACGTATTGGGGGATTTGCAGCAT GCTTCGTCGGAGGGTTAGCTATCAGTTTATTGGGTGCCATATTGCTCTTTTTAGGAGCTACAGGAGCTTTTGCGT CTCTTTTCGCATTGGGTGGTGTGATATCGCTGGTGGGAACAGGTTTCCTGGTTGGCTTCAAAACCCAacttgaaaagatgttCAAGCCAGTGAGAGTCGTGGCAACAATCATTCTGCTTGCCTCCATCGTGATGACATTC TTCAATATCTTGCCTACCTCTG GTATTCTCTCTCATACATACCATATGCTAGAACT TTGGTCAAAAGCTGGGTTG CGGCTTTATGGTCATGGACAAAAGGGATATGATTTGGAGATGTAA